CACTTTCTAAGAATTCCTTCATTGCAAGATCAAGTCAAAGTCTTGTAATTTAAATTTTACTTTTAACTAGAAATATCTTTTTTACTTGTTTTGAATGCATCTTTCATCCTATTGATGTTTGGCTTTATGTTTTCAAAACCAAGAAAACTTCCTGGATTAAAATCCCAACTCGCGGAGAGTATTCCATAGCTTAATCCTAATAAGCCGACAAAGAAACAAAATGCTGAACTGACAAGAGTGACTGTTGGAGATATTTCAGCAATACCTTTGCTTATTAAAAAATAACTCCCAATAAATACTCCCATGCCACTTAGCGTTGGGATACCTGTAGTAAAAGCTATTCTTCTTGCCATTCTGTTTGCAACATAGCTTGGTATTCCTGCTTTCTTGCTACTACTTTTTGAAGATTTAGGCGCACTTATTTTTGGAGCCGAGTTATTGCTGGAGAATCCTATTTTTACTTCTTTAGGTTGGTCCTTTTTGTTTTTTTTCGCACTTTTCATTAGCTTCTAGCGATCTAATACCAGTAATTATCCTCTAATAGCTAATTTTTCTATGAGCTCTGTATATCTTTTTTC
This is a stretch of genomic DNA from Prochlorococcus marinus str. MIT 0912. It encodes these proteins:
- a CDS encoding PAM68 family protein, which translates into the protein MKSAKKNKKDQPKEVKIGFSSNNSAPKISAPKSSKSSSKKAGIPSYVANRMARRIAFTTGIPTLSGMGVFIGSYFLISKGIAEISPTVTLVSSAFCFFVGLLGLSYGILSASWDFNPGSFLGFENIKPNINRMKDAFKTSKKDISS